In Mustelus asterias unplaced genomic scaffold, sMusAst1.hap1.1 HAP1_SCAFFOLD_1724, whole genome shotgun sequence, the following proteins share a genomic window:
- the LOC144488624 gene encoding equilibrative nucleobase transporter 1-like — METFERMKRYLTFASGLFECIGFAGVIFGWASLVFILKKENYFSDLCIPPNNTIHYGTENGTLSCDRQDERFALIFTLGSFVNNFVTLPCGFLFDHVGTMGTRFLG; from the exons ATGGAGACCTTTGAGAGAATGAAGAGATACTTGACCTTTGCCAGCGGCCTGTTTGAGTGCATAGGCTTCGCGGGGGTAATCTTCGGCTGGGCTTCACTCGTCTTCATCCTGAAGAAGGAGAATTATTTTTCGGACCTCTGCATTCCACCAAACAACACCATCCACTACGGCACGGAGAACGGGaccc taTCCTGCGATCGTCAGGACGAACGCTTTGCTCTGATCTTCACCCTGGGCTCCTTCGTGAACAACTTTGTGACTCTTCCCTGCGGCTTCCTCTTCGATCATGTCGGCACCATGGGAACCCGTTTCCTCGGCAT